The region TCAACGTCAACAGCACCCCGATCGTCGAGGGCGGCGCCGCGCTCCCGACGGCGGTCGTGACGACGTTCACCGACATCTCCCGTCAGGTGCACGCCGAGCAGGTCCTGCGCGCGGCCAAGGAGGCCGCGGAGCTCGCGAACCGATCCAAGAGTGCCTTCCTGGCTCGCATGAGCCACGAACTGCGAACGCCGCTCAACTCGGTCATCGGCTTCGCCACGCTGCTCCTGTCCCGGCGCCGCACGAACGGCGAGGGCGAGCACGCCGACAGTGCCTTCCTCGAGCGCATCCGGGCCAACGGGACGCACCTGCTCACGATCATCAACGACATCCTCGACCTGTCGCAGGTGGAGGCGGGGCGCGTGACGGTGCGGAGCCTCCCGGTCGACCTGCGCGCGCTCGTGCTGGAGACCGTGGGACAGCTCGCCGACCAGGCGCAGGTGCGCGGCTTGCAACTGACGGCGGAGATCCCCGACCAACTGGGGCCGGTGATGGCCGACGCCGACCGCCTGCGCCAGGTCCTCATCAACCTGCTGGGCAACGCACTCAAGTTCACCCCGACCGGCGACGTGGTCGTGCGCGTGCGTGCCGACGTGGACGGCGAGCCGACCTCGCTCGAGGTGCAGGATAGCGGGATCGGCATCCCCTTCGAGGTGCAATCGACGATCTTCGAACCGTTCGAGCAGGGCGACACCACCACGGCGCGCAAGTTCGGCGGGACCGGGCTGGGGCTGGCTATCGCGCGACAGCTCTGCGAGCTGATGGGGTTCCGGCTGCACGTGCGCTCGGCGCCGGGCGAGGGGAGCCGGTTCACCGTGGAGTTCGCGAGGTTGTAGGCGGCGCGGGCGGCGTGGCGATTCGCACGATCCCGCACGGCAGAACGCCCGCGACCAGGTGGTCGCGGGCGTTTGATGGTTCTGGTGCGTACACGCAACTGGGGCGGCTGGATTCGAACCAGCGACCTCCTGATTAACAGTCAGGCGCTCTGCCAACTAAGCTACACCCCAAGACAGCCCGGCCACGCCCTCGCTTGCGCGAGCACGTCGCAGCGGACGCCGAATAATGACCGCCTCCCGCCCCCGGACGCAACTCGTCCCTTCCCCTACGAATCGGAGCGGTACTTTCGGACGCCGCGTCCCACCATATCCCGCAGCTTGGGGAGTCCGATCCCACTCGTGAGGCTCTCGCCCGCATGGCCAGGTCAACCGCAGCAAAGCGACGCGCGTCGTCGGCACCGCCCCGCCCGGCGTCTGCCCTCGAACGGCTGCACGCGATTCGCCATCGCTACTCGCCGGCGGAAACGGCGGAGAAGCTCGCCCTCCTCGCGCAACTGGAGCGCCAGCCGCCGCGCGCGCGCCCTGCGCTCGCCGCGTATCACGACGACCTTCTCTTCCTGCGCGCCTTTCCCGACAACCTGCGCGTGCAGACTCTGGCGATTCGCGCGCTGGGGCACACGGCGCGGCGCGTACACGCGCTCCCGGCGCGGCAGCGGCGCGCGCTGGACGACAGTGGCGTGGCGGGGACGACGACGAAGCACGCCTTCGCCTTCGGGATCGCCCGCTGGCTGGTGAACGTTGGCGAAGCGGCGGATATCGCGTGGGACGACGTGGAAACGCCGGAACGGCTGGACCCGCTGCTCCGCCTGACGCTCACGCAGGCCGAGGCCGACGCCTTCGATTCGGGCGAACTGTCGACGCGCGGCTGGCTGGACCTCGCGCGTGGCAGCGCCCGAGCAGGGGCGCTGGCGTGGCTGGCGCGCGACGCACAGACGGCCGCGGGGCCGGCCGGGACACGCTCGGCGCTCGCCGTACATGACGCCGCGCGTCGCCCAGCGGAGGCGCCCGATCCTGCGGTGGTGCGACTGATGTACGAAGCGCTCGAACTCCCTGTGCGCTGGCGCGTGTCGCCGGCGCGCTCCGTCTCGGGGAATGCGGTCGCGGGGGCAACGCCCATATTCCGCACGTCGATGCGCGGTGCACCTGCCGACCCGGTGGCGCACATCGCCGCGCCGCTCCCCGGCATCGTACGTTTAGCCGGCGCGGAGGGGGAACGCTGGCTCGACGCCTCGCGCGCGGCGCTGGCCTCGCGCTGCCGCGAGGTGCACGCCATCACCTACGCCAACCCTGACGAGATCTGGCGCGCCGACCTGGGCGAGGGGGCGCATCTCTGTCTCATCGGCGCGGCGCCCGACGACCGGCTCACGCTCGAGGCCAACTACGGCTACGTCCTCTTCTCGAACGGTGTTCCCGTGGGCTACGGCGGTGTGACACCGTTGGCGGCGCAGGCCAACACGGGGGTCAACATCTTCGATGCATTCCGCCACGCCGAGGCGGCGATGCTCTTCGCGCAGGCGCTGCGCGCGTTTCGCACGCTGTTCGGCGTCACGCGCTTCATCGTGAATCCCTACCAGTTCGGAGCAGGAAACGACGAGGCGCTGGCGAGCGGTGCGTTCTGGTTCTACGACCGGCTGGGGTTCCATCCGGTGGACGCGCGCGTGGCTGCGCTGGCGGCGCAGGAGCGCGCGCGGCGCGCGGCGAACCGCGAACACCGCACGTCGATAGCCACCTTGCGCCGCCTCGCCGCGGGCGACCTCGTCCTCGAACTGCCAGGCGCGGTCGAGACGTCGCTGTTCGAGGAGCGATGGCTGGTGACGCTGGCGCGTGCGGTGACACGCACGCTCGCCACCCCCGAGGCGGCTGCGCGCCTGGCGCGACGCGATGCCACGCTCGACGCGGTGGCGCGCGCGATCGGCCTGCGGCAGTGGCGCTCGCGCGACGCCGAGACGCGCTTCGGGCTCCAGCGCGTGGGGCCCATCGTCGCTCTCGTCCTCGACCAGGTGAAGCAGTGGTCGCCGCACGACCGCCGCGCCCTGGTGGCGCTGTTCAAGGCCAAGGGGAACGCGCAGGAACGCGACTTCGCGCTGCGCTCGCGCCAGCACACCGCACTGTGGCGCGCCCTGTCCGACTTTTGCCGCGCGGAGGAGATGGCGGGCAAGCGTTAGGCAATCGCAGCCTGCACCTGGCGGACGGCGACAGCCGCGCGCGCCGGGCGCGTTCAGCGCGCCGGGCGCGTTCAGGGCGCCGGGCGCGTTCAGCGCGCCACGCGACGCCGGGCACGCTCGATGGCGGCCATGAGGTCGCCGGCATCGAACGGCTTGGCGAGGAAGACGGTGCGCCCCTCGCGATCCTCCTCGTCGGCCGAACATCCCTGCCCGCTGGTGATGACGATGGGGAGGTCGGGACGTAGCCGGTGCACGGCGTCGGCGAGCGCTTCGCCGGTCATGCGCGGCATGGTGCGGTCGGTCACGACGAGGTCGAAGCGCTGCGGATCGGCGCGGAACGCCTCGACCGCGTCGACGGGCGAGGTCATGCAGACCACCTCGAAGCCGCGGCGCGGCAAGATCCGGCGCAGGAGGTTCACGATCGCCACTTCGTCGTCGACGACGAGGACGCACCCCGATCCGTGCGCCGTCGAGTCCGGGCGCTGCGTAGGCGCGTCGGCCGGCGTGGTGACGACGGGAAAGACGAGGTCGAAGGTCGTGCCGGCAGCAGAGCTGGAGACGCGCACGCCGCCGCCGTGCGCGACGACGATGCCATGCACCACGGCGAGTCCCATCCCCGTCCCCTCGCCTAACGGCTTGGTGGTGAAGAAGGGCTCGAAGATCTTGGGGAGCACGTCCGCCGGGATGCCACCGCCGCTGTCGCGCACGACGAGCCGCGCGTACGGCCCCGCGTGCACGCCGAACGCGCTGGCCTGCGCGTCGTTGAACAGCTGCAGGTCGAGCGACACATGGAGCGTTCCCGCCTTGGCTTTCCGCAGTTCGTACTCCGCGTTGGCGCCAAGGTTGAGAATGACCTGCGAGAGCTGCGACCCGTCGCCCATCACGACCAGCGACCGCTCGGGGAGCTTCTCCTGCAGCTCGATGGTCGATGGCAGTGAGGCGCGCAGGAGGCGCAGCCCATCGGCCACCACCGCCGCGAGGTTCACCGGCTGGTGGGCGATCTCCGCCTTGCGGCTGAAGGTGAGGATCTGGCGCACGAGGTCACGCGCCCGGCGCGATGACGCGACGATGTGGTGCAACCCTTCGTGCGACACCGTCCCGGGGACGGCGTCGTGGAGCAGGAGTTCGCCATAGCCGAGGATTGCCGCGAGGATGTTGTTGAAGTCGTGGGCGATGCCGCCGGCGAGTCGCCCCAGCGATTCCATCTTCTCGGACTGGCGCAGGCGCACCTCCAGCTCGCGCATGGCGGTCACGTCGCTTCCCTCGAGCAGGAGCTCGGCCACCCGCCCCTCGGCGTCGTGAACGGGATGGACCTGGAACCAGCCATGGCGATGCTCGCCTGCTGCCCCTCGGTAGGTGATGTTGCCGCTGGTGGTTTGTCCGTGTGCGGCGTCGCGAATGGCCCGTCGCAGCGCCGCTTGGGTATCTGCGGTGGCGGCGACGGCGGGGAGTTCCCAGAAGTGGACGCCCAGGATCAGGTCGCGCGCGATGTTCGTCGACAGCGTGGCATGGTCCCCGACTTCACGCACGCGCCCTTCCACGTCGAGGAGGGCAATGGATCGTTCGGAGCGCGCGAAGAGGAGGCGGAGCCGCTCCTCGGAACGGCGCAGCGCCTCCTGGCTCAGGTGCCGCTCCGTGACGTCGCGGGCAATCAGCACCACGGCGGTCAGCGTGCCCGCTTCGTCGATGATGGGGGCGAAGACGGCGTCGAACCAGATGTCGCGATCCGGGACCGGGAGGGCGAGTTCGATGCGAAGTGGCGCGCGCGTGCGCGTGACCTCATCGAAGTGCGCCGTGAGTGCGTCGGCGATGTGGGGCGAGTATCCCAGGTCGCGAAAGCGCCGCCCGATCACCTGCTCCCACGTGCGCCCCATGCGCGCGAGTGCCGCAGGGTTGATGTAGGTGAAGCGCCCATCGGCGTCGAGCCGCATGATGTAGTCGAGGGCGTTGTCGACGATCGAGCGCAGGTTGCGCTCGTGTTCGACCCTGGCCTGCTCGGCACGCGACCGCTCGATGAGGAGCGCCGTGATGTGCGAGGCATCGACGAGCAGTTCCCACTCATCGTCCGACGGGGTGGCCGGCTCGCGGCGATAGACGGCGAAGGTTCCGAGCACCGCACCGTTTCCCCCAACGATCGGATGCGACCAGCAGGCGCGCAGATTGAAGGGGGCAATCAGTGCGCGGTAGTTCTCCCACAGCGGGTCGGTCTCGACGTCGGCGACGATGACCGGGTTCCCGGTGTAGGCTGCCGCGCCGCACGAGCCATTGCGCGGCCCGATCTCGAGGCCATCGATGAGGCGCACGTACGCCCTGGGGAGGGAGGGCGCCGCCGCATGGCGAACGCGGGATCGCCGCTCGTCGAGCAGGAGGACCGAACAGAGCGAGCCCGGGCTGGCCCGCTCGACCCATTCTGCCACGCGCGTGAGCACGTCGCCCAGCGGCCCGCCACCAACCGCGGTCTGCAGCATGCGGCGCAACTGCCGCAGGTGGGCGCGCTCCGGCGAAGTCCCTCGGTCCGCCGAAGCTGCCTGCACGCGCCCCATAGGCAACGTCGCCCGCTCATTCGCCTGCGCCACACTCGCCTCCGTACAACTGCACGTCGTCATCACCTGGGCATTCGCTGGCGAAGCAGCCCCAAGAGCCATCGCATTCCAGTCGCCGGTTCAACGCGCGATCGAGCGGTTCTGTTGGGCGCCGGCTCCATGCCTGCATGAGAAGTTCTTCATGCGCGCGATGGACCCCTGCCCCCGCCCGCGATCAGTGACGAACGCGGGGAGACGCGGGTTACATCGGTGAGGTCATGCGGACTGACGGAGCCAGTCGTCCCGATTTGTCCTGTCGAGCGGGGCGGTGAAAAAAACCGCGTCCGCGCCGGATGATTAGAGCGTGTTCAGGCGGGAGAGCAGGGTGTCGCGATACGACGCTCCTACGGGAATCACATCCCGGTCGACGACGATCGTTGCGTCCTCGAGGTCGACGATCCGGTCGACGCGCACGATGTGCGAGCGGTGCACGCGCACGAAGTCGCTGGGCGGGAGACGCTCCTCCATTGTCTTCATCGTCGTGTGCACC is a window of Gemmatimonadaceae bacterium DNA encoding:
- a CDS encoding PAS domain S-box protein, with amino-acid sequence MTLAVPTRTPSGLDRFASLDVRQVVGAMSEGVVVQHADGTIRGWNPRAEEILGLSGDELSGRGSTDPPWLAVRLDGSPFPATEHPSMQTLRTGRPVWGTVMGVHKPDGTLTWINVNSTPIVEGGAALPTAVVTTFTDISRQVHAEQVLRAAKEAAELANRSKSAFLARMSHELRTPLNSVIGFATLLLSRRRTNGEGEHADSAFLERIRANGTHLLTIINDILDLSQVEAGRVTVRSLPVDLRALVLETVGQLADQAQVRGLQLTAEIPDQLGPVMADADRLRQVLINLLGNALKFTPTGDVVVRVRADVDGEPTSLEVQDSGIGIPFEVQSTIFEPFEQGDTTTARKFGGTGLGLAIARQLCELMGFRLHVRSAPGEGSRFTVEFARL
- a CDS encoding PAS domain-containing protein, giving the protein MLQTAVGGGPLGDVLTRVAEWVERASPGSLCSVLLLDERRSRVRHAAAPSLPRAYVRLIDGLEIGPRNGSCGAAAYTGNPVIVADVETDPLWENYRALIAPFNLRACWSHPIVGGNGAVLGTFAVYRREPATPSDDEWELLVDASHITALLIERSRAEQARVEHERNLRSIVDNALDYIMRLDADGRFTYINPAALARMGRTWEQVIGRRFRDLGYSPHIADALTAHFDEVTRTRAPLRIELALPVPDRDIWFDAVFAPIIDEAGTLTAVVLIARDVTERHLSQEALRRSEERLRLLFARSERSIALLDVEGRVREVGDHATLSTNIARDLILGVHFWELPAVAATADTQAALRRAIRDAAHGQTTSGNITYRGAAGEHRHGWFQVHPVHDAEGRVAELLLEGSDVTAMRELEVRLRQSEKMESLGRLAGGIAHDFNNILAAILGYGELLLHDAVPGTVSHEGLHHIVASSRRARDLVRQILTFSRKAEIAHQPVNLAAVVADGLRLLRASLPSTIELQEKLPERSLVVMGDGSQLSQVILNLGANAEYELRKAKAGTLHVSLDLQLFNDAQASAFGVHAGPYARLVVRDSGGGIPADVLPKIFEPFFTTKPLGEGTGMGLAVVHGIVVAHGGGVRVSSSAAGTTFDLVFPVVTTPADAPTQRPDSTAHGSGCVLVVDDEVAIVNLLRRILPRRGFEVVCMTSPVDAVEAFRADPQRFDLVVTDRTMPRMTGEALADAVHRLRPDLPIVITSGQGCSADEEDREGRTVFLAKPFDAGDLMAAIERARRRVAR